Proteins encoded together in one Gadus chalcogrammus isolate NIFS_2021 chromosome 18, NIFS_Gcha_1.0, whole genome shotgun sequence window:
- the prkar1ab gene encoding protein kinase, cAMP-dependent, regulatory, type I, alpha (tissue specific extinguisher 1) b isoform X1: MASGSTSSEEERSLRECEQYVQKHNIQQLLKDCIVQLCTSRPERPMAFLREHFERLEKEEAKQIQNQQKAGSSRSDSRDEEVSPPMNPVVKGRRRRGAFSAEVYTEEDAASYVRKVIPKDYKTMAALAKAIEKNVLFSHLDDNERSDIFDAMFPVTYIAGETVILQGAEGDNFYVIDQGEMDVYVNNDWVTSIGEGGSFGELALIYGTPRAATVRARTNVKLWGIDRDSYRRILMGSTLRKRKMYEEFLRKVSILESLDKWERLTVADALEPVQFEDGQKIVVQGEPGDEFFIILEVCTNGSAAVLQRRSENEEFVEVGRLGPSDYFGEIALLMNRPRAATVVARGPLKCVKLDRPRFERVLGPCSDILKRNIQQYNSFVSLSV; the protein is encoded by the exons ATGGCGTCAGGCAGTACGAGTAGCGAGGAGGAGCGCAGCCTGCGCGAATGTGAGCAGTACGTGCAGAAGCACAACATCCAGCAGCTGCTGAAGGACTGCATTGTCCAGCTGTGCACCTCCAGGCCAGAGAGACCCATGGCCTTCCTCCGCGAGCACTTTGAGCGGCTggagaag GAGGAGGCCAAACAGATCCAGAACCAGCAGAAGGCCGGCAGCTCCCGGTCCGACTCGCGGGACGAGGAGGTGTCCCCGCCCATGAACCCCGTGGTCAAAGGTCGCCGGCGAAGAGGAGCCTTCAGCGCAGAGGTCTACACAGAGGAGGACGCCGCATCCTACGTCAGAAAG GTCATTCCCAAAGACTACAAAACCATGGCGGCGCTGGCCAAAGCCATCGAGAAGAACGTGCTCTTCTCCCACCTGGATGACAATGAGAGGAG TGACATATTTGATGCCATGTTCCCCGTGACCTACATCGCCGGGGAAACTGTAATTCTGCAAG GTGCCGAAGGGGACAACTTCTATGTCATCGACCAGGGGGAGATGGAT GTGTACGTGAACAACGACTGGGTGACGAGCATCGGAGAAGGGGGCAGCTTCGGGGAGCTGGCGCTGATCTACGGCACCCCGCGGGCCGCCACCGTCCGGGCCAGGACCAACGTCAAGCTGTGGGGCATCGACCGCGACAGCTACCGGAGAATACTCATG GGAAGCAccttgaggaagaggaagatgtaCGAGGAATTCCTCCGCAAAGTGTCCATCTTGG AATCCCTTGACAAGTGGGAGCGTCTGACGGTGGCCGACGCCCTGGAGCCGGTTCAGTTCGAGGACGGACAGAAGATTGTGGTCCAGGGAGAGCCCGGTGATGAGTTCTTCATCATACTGGAGGTTTGCACCAAc GGCTCTGCAGCAGTGTTGCAGCGTCGCTCAGAGAACGAGGAGTTTGTGGAGGTGGGGCGGTTAGGACCATCTGACTACTTTG gggaGATTGCCTTGCTGATGAACCGGCCCCGTGCTGCCACCGTGGTGGCCCGGGGGCCTCTGAAGTGTGTCAAGCTGGACCGGCCCCGCTTCGAGAGGGTTCTGGGGCCCTGCTCGGATATCCTGAAGCGCAACATCCAACAGTACAACAGCTtcgtctcactgtctgtctga
- the prkar1ab gene encoding protein kinase, cAMP-dependent, regulatory, type I, alpha (tissue specific extinguisher 1) b isoform X2 yields the protein MASGSTSSEEERSLRECEQYVQKHNIQQLLKDCIVQLCTSRPERPMAFLREHFERLEKEEAKQIQNQQKAGSSRSDSRDEEVSPPMNPVVKGRRRRGAFSAEVYTEEDAASYVRKVIPKDYKTMAALAKAIEKNVLFSHLDDNERSDIFDAMFPVTYIAGETVILQGAEGDNFYVIDQGEMDVYVNNDWVTSIGEGGSFGELALIYGTPRAATVRARTNVKLWGIDRDSYRRILMGSTLRKRKMYEEFLRKVSILESLDKWERLTVADALEPVQFEDGQKIVVQGEPGDEFFIILEGSAAVLQRRSENEEFVEVGRLGPSDYFGEIALLMNRPRAATVVARGPLKCVKLDRPRFERVLGPCSDILKRNIQQYNSFVSLSV from the exons ATGGCGTCAGGCAGTACGAGTAGCGAGGAGGAGCGCAGCCTGCGCGAATGTGAGCAGTACGTGCAGAAGCACAACATCCAGCAGCTGCTGAAGGACTGCATTGTCCAGCTGTGCACCTCCAGGCCAGAGAGACCCATGGCCTTCCTCCGCGAGCACTTTGAGCGGCTggagaag GAGGAGGCCAAACAGATCCAGAACCAGCAGAAGGCCGGCAGCTCCCGGTCCGACTCGCGGGACGAGGAGGTGTCCCCGCCCATGAACCCCGTGGTCAAAGGTCGCCGGCGAAGAGGAGCCTTCAGCGCAGAGGTCTACACAGAGGAGGACGCCGCATCCTACGTCAGAAAG GTCATTCCCAAAGACTACAAAACCATGGCGGCGCTGGCCAAAGCCATCGAGAAGAACGTGCTCTTCTCCCACCTGGATGACAATGAGAGGAG TGACATATTTGATGCCATGTTCCCCGTGACCTACATCGCCGGGGAAACTGTAATTCTGCAAG GTGCCGAAGGGGACAACTTCTATGTCATCGACCAGGGGGAGATGGAT GTGTACGTGAACAACGACTGGGTGACGAGCATCGGAGAAGGGGGCAGCTTCGGGGAGCTGGCGCTGATCTACGGCACCCCGCGGGCCGCCACCGTCCGGGCCAGGACCAACGTCAAGCTGTGGGGCATCGACCGCGACAGCTACCGGAGAATACTCATG GGAAGCAccttgaggaagaggaagatgtaCGAGGAATTCCTCCGCAAAGTGTCCATCTTGG AATCCCTTGACAAGTGGGAGCGTCTGACGGTGGCCGACGCCCTGGAGCCGGTTCAGTTCGAGGACGGACAGAAGATTGTGGTCCAGGGAGAGCCCGGTGATGAGTTCTTCATCATACTGGAG GGCTCTGCAGCAGTGTTGCAGCGTCGCTCAGAGAACGAGGAGTTTGTGGAGGTGGGGCGGTTAGGACCATCTGACTACTTTG gggaGATTGCCTTGCTGATGAACCGGCCCCGTGCTGCCACCGTGGTGGCCCGGGGGCCTCTGAAGTGTGTCAAGCTGGACCGGCCCCGCTTCGAGAGGGTTCTGGGGCCCTGCTCGGATATCCTGAAGCGCAACATCCAACAGTACAACAGCTtcgtctcactgtctgtctga